The proteins below come from a single Tolypothrix sp. PCC 7712 genomic window:
- a CDS encoding tyrosine-type recombinase/integrase has product MSKDTEPVELVVVQKLENALSANIEAYFAGVIDSEPDVLEELLKSKNSEGTRRAYRKDITDFFTRMTGLRPNRDSILEFLHLDGHKATLVVTKYRAILASAGLAPNTINRRLAAIKSLVAYGRKLGVCNYAVDVDSIPVQAYRDTSGVSEQEFLSVIKECDRSTLVGKRDYALLLLLWGNALRRNEVSTLDLRHFDGTKGTLSILSKGKQVRETVNLPKVTVIAITDWLIARGGDMSSSRPLFTSVDFYAEGHRLTGDGIYKIVKRLFKRAGVEKHMSPHRCRHSAITAVLEKTDGNVRKAQKLSRHAKLNTLQIYDDNRNRDQLEMSELLMDGLD; this is encoded by the coding sequence ATGAGCAAAGATACAGAACCAGTCGAGTTAGTTGTAGTCCAAAAATTAGAAAATGCCCTCAGTGCCAATATTGAGGCGTACTTTGCTGGTGTCATTGACTCTGAACCCGATGTTTTGGAGGAACTGCTGAAATCTAAAAATAGTGAGGGAACTCGTCGGGCTTACCGCAAAGATATCACGGATTTTTTTACGCGCATGACGGGACTGCGCCCGAATCGGGATTCTATCTTGGAGTTTTTACACCTGGACGGTCACAAAGCCACGCTGGTAGTGACTAAATATAGAGCCATACTTGCGTCAGCTGGATTAGCACCTAACACGATTAACCGCCGACTGGCGGCAATAAAATCTCTGGTGGCCTACGGGCGAAAGCTGGGGGTGTGCAACTATGCGGTGGATGTGGATAGTATTCCAGTGCAGGCTTACCGCGATACTAGCGGTGTCAGCGAACAAGAATTTTTGAGCGTAATTAAAGAGTGCGATCGCTCGACGTTAGTGGGGAAGCGGGACTATGCTTTGTTGCTGCTGCTGTGGGGTAATGCGCTGAGGAGAAATGAGGTCAGCACCTTGGACTTGAGACATTTTGACGGTACTAAGGGAACGCTATCAATTTTGAGTAAGGGCAAGCAAGTCCGAGAGACAGTTAATTTGCCAAAAGTCACTGTCATAGCGATTACTGACTGGTTGATTGCCCGTGGTGGCGATATGTCTTCGTCCCGCCCGTTGTTTACTTCGGTTGATTTTTATGCAGAAGGTCACAGGTTAACCGGGGATGGTATCTATAAAATAGTCAAACGCTTGTTTAAACGGGCTGGGGTTGAAAAACATATGTCGCCGCACCGATGCCGCCACAGTGCTATCACTGCTGTACTTGAAAAAACTGATGGCAATGTGCGTAAAGCTCAGAAACTCAGCAGACACGCTAAACTAAATACGCTCCAAATTTACGACGACAACCGCAATCGTGACCAACTGGAAATGTCTGAATTATTGATGGATGGGTTGGATTGA
- a CDS encoding TRADD-N-associated membrane domain-containing protein, which produces MQDKNSFAITPHLQDKPMNQLVTTARTQSIVVSYDISKQWYEERSRQAKWSFNTAITLAIVAGSFGVLTAVSLSKGNITASVATATISLVSGVATRRSFDLFKEANQRLDEAAKTLLEE; this is translated from the coding sequence ATGCAAGACAAAAACTCATTTGCTATTACACCCCATTTGCAAGATAAACCAATGAACCAACTTGTAACAACAGCAAGAACACAGAGTATTGTAGTCTCTTATGATATCTCAAAACAATGGTATGAAGAGCGCTCTCGACAAGCTAAATGGAGCTTTAACACTGCTATTACTCTAGCAATAGTAGCTGGAAGTTTTGGTGTTTTAACTGCTGTCTCATTGTCGAAAGGAAACATAACGGCATCTGTAGCAACAGCAACAATATCTCTTGTTTCCGGCGTTGCTACCAGACGCTCTTTTGATTTGTTCAAAGAGGCCAACCAAAGATTAGATGAGGCAGCAAAAACACTTTTAGAAGAGTAG
- a CDS encoding PadR family transcriptional regulator — MSEKKHETDGVKLSALEEDILTLLRGLEMYGLEILDGLNDGRPIPIGFGSLYPTLNRLEKKGLVSWKWGDEQDETGGARRKYYKVTGLGANVLREVQEYREKLANRGAAQGQPGLQGT; from the coding sequence ATGAGTGAAAAAAAGCATGAAACAGATGGAGTAAAGCTTTCAGCCTTAGAAGAGGATATTCTCACTCTGCTACGAGGATTAGAGATGTATGGGCTGGAAATATTGGATGGATTAAATGACGGTAGACCCATTCCAATTGGATTCGGAAGTTTGTACCCTACATTGAACAGACTTGAGAAGAAGGGATTAGTTAGTTGGAAATGGGGTGACGAGCAAGATGAAACAGGTGGAGCTAGGCGTAAATACTACAAAGTAACGGGTTTAGGAGCAAACGTGCTAAGGGAAGTTCAAGAATACCGCGAGAAATTAGCTAATCGTGGTGCAGCACAAGGTCAACCTGGCCTGCAAGGAACTTAA